From a region of the Arvicanthis niloticus isolate mArvNil1 chromosome 6, mArvNil1.pat.X, whole genome shotgun sequence genome:
- the Slc6a4 gene encoding sodium-dependent serotonin transporter, with the protein METTPLNSQKVLSECKDREDCQENGVLQKGVPMPADRAEPGQISNGYSAVPSTSAGDEAPHSMPAATTTLVAEIRQGERETWGKKMDFLLSVIGYAVDLGNIWRFPYICYQNGGGAFLLPYTIMAIFGGIPLFYMELALGQYHRNGCISIWRKICPIFKGIGYAICIIAFYIASYYNTIIAWALYYLISSFTDQLPWTSCENSWNTGNCTNYFAQDNITWTLHSTSPAEEFYLRHVLQIHQSKGLQDLGTISWQLALCIMLIFTVIYFSIWKGVKTSGKVVWVTATFPYIVLSVLLVRGATLPGAWRGVVFYLKPNWQKLLETGVWVDAAAQIFFSLGPGFGVLLAFASYNKFNNNCYQDALVTSVVNCMTSFVSGFVIFTVLGYMAEMRNEDVSEVAKDAGPSLLFITYAEAIANMPASTFFAIIFFLMLITLGLDSTFAGLEGVITAVLDEFPHIWAKRREWFVLIVVITCILGSLLTLTAGGAYVVTLLEEYATGPAVLTVALIEAVAVSWFYGITQFCSDVKEMLGFSPGWFWRICWVVISPLFLLFIICSFLMSPPQLRLFQYNYPHWSIILGYCIGTSSVICIPTYIVYRLISTPGTLKERIVKGITPETPTEIPCGDIRMNAV; encoded by the exons ATGGAGACCACACCCTTGAATTCTCAGAAAGTGCTGTCAGAGTGCAAGGACAGAGAGGACTGTCAAGAAAATGGCGTTCTTCAGAAGGGTGTCCCTATGCCAGCAGACAGGGCAGAGCCTGGCCAAATATCCAATGGGTACTCTGCAGTTCCCAGCACAAGTGCTGGGGACGAAGCTCCACACTCTATGccagctgccaccaccaccctggtAGCTGAGATTCGCCAAGGGGAACGGGAGACCTGGGGCAAGAAGATGGATTTCCTCCTGTCTGTCATTGGTTATGCCGTGGATCTGGGCAACATCTGGCGTTTTCCCTACATATGCTACCAGAATGGCGGAG GGGCCTTCCTCCTCCCTTACACCATCATGGCCATCTTTGGTGGGATCCCGCTCTTTTACATGGAACTTGCGCTGGGCCAGTACCACCGAAATGGGTGCATTTCTATATGGAGGAAGATCTGCCCGATTTTCAAAG GCATCGGCTATGCCATCTGCATCATTGCCTTTTATATCGCCTCCTACTATAACACCATCATAGCCTGGGCGCTCTACTACCTCATCTCCTCCTTCACGGACCAGCTGCCCTGGACCAGCTGCGAGAACTCTTGGAACACTGGAAACTGCACCAACTACTTCGCCCAGGACAACATCACCTGGACACTCCATTCCACGTCACCTGCGGAGGAGTTTTACTT GCGCCATGTCCTGCAGATCCACCAGTCTAAGGGCCTCCAGGACCTGGGGACCATCAGCTGGCAGCTGGCTCTGTGTATCATGCTCATCTTCACCGTCATCTACTTTAGCATCTGGAAAGGAGTCAAAACATCTGGCAAG GTGGTGTGGGTGACAGCCACCTTCCCTTACATTGTCCTTTCTGTCCTGCTGGTGAGGGGGGCCACCCTTCCTGGAGCCTGGAGAGGAGTTGTCTTCTACTTGAAACCCAACTGGCAGAaactcttggagacaggg GTGTGGGTAGATGCTGCAGCTCAGATCTTCTTCTCTCTTGGCCCGGGCTTTGGGGTTCTCCTGGCTTTTGCTAGTTACAACAAGTTCAACAACAACTGTTATCA AGATGCCCTGGTGACCAGTGTGGTGAACTGCATGACGAGCTTTGTCTCTGGCTTTGTCATCTTCACGGTGCTTGGCTACATGGCTGAGATGAGGAATGAAGACGTGTCCGAGGTGGCCAAAGACGCGG GCCCCAGCCTCCTTTTCATCACATATGCGGAAGCGATAGCCAACATGCCAGCATCCACATTCTTTGCCATCATCTTTTTCCTCATGTTAATCACGCTGGGTTTGGATAGCACG TTTGCGGGCCTGGAAGGTGTGATCACAGCTGTGCTGGATGAGTTTCCTCACATCTGGGCCAAGCGCAGGGAATGGTTCGTGCTCATCGTGGTCATCACTTGCATCTTGGGATCCCTGCTCACACTGACTGCA GGAGGGGCGTACGTGGTGACCCTGTTGGAGGAGTATGCCACAGGGCCAGCAGTGCTCACTGTGGCCCTCATCGAGGCCGTCGCTGTGTCTTGGTTCTATG GAATCACTCAGTTCTGCAGCGACGTGAAGGAAATGCTGGGCTTCAGCCCGGGATGGTTTTGGAGGATCTGCTGGGTGGTCATCAGCCCTCTGTTTCTCCTG TTCATCATTTGCAGTTTTTTGATGAGCCCACCCCAACTACGGCTTTTCCAATATAATTATCCCCACTGGAGCATCATCTTGGGTTACTGCATAGGGACGTCCTCTGTCATCTGCATCCCTACGTACATTGTTTATCGACTGATCAGCACTCCAGGGACACTAAAGGAG CGCATTGTTAAAGGTATCACTCCTGAAACACCAACGGAAATTCCATGTGGGGACATCCGCATGAATGCTGTGTAA